One Leifsonia shinshuensis DNA window includes the following coding sequences:
- a CDS encoding epimerase, translating to MSERIVIAGASGFIGRYLAEHYRAQGATVLLVGRDGADARWGDAEALRRVVTGADVLINLAGKSVNCRYGDANRAEIFRSRLETTRALREAVAASDAPPPVWFNASTATIYRHAEDRPMTESTGELGTGFSVNVARAWEAEFFAGELPGTRRVALRMAIVLGDGSALIPLIRLTRFGLGGPQLDGRWFATTARRNAGTFHEFRARGGRQRFSWVHIADVLGSIEFLRAHPELDGPVNIAAPNPSDNRTLMAILRRVLRVPAGLPAFRWMLEVGTAVIRTETELVLKSRWVVPERLLSAGYAFAFPDLEPALRDIVAARELPLPQTSR from the coding sequence GTGAGCGAGCGCATCGTCATCGCCGGCGCGTCCGGTTTCATCGGACGCTACCTGGCGGAGCACTACCGCGCCCAGGGCGCGACGGTCCTGCTGGTCGGGCGCGACGGCGCCGACGCCCGCTGGGGCGACGCCGAGGCGCTGCGCCGGGTCGTCACCGGCGCGGACGTCCTGATCAACCTCGCGGGCAAGAGCGTGAACTGCCGGTACGGCGATGCGAACCGCGCCGAGATCTTCCGCTCCCGGCTGGAGACCACGCGGGCGCTGCGGGAGGCCGTCGCCGCCTCCGACGCGCCGCCGCCGGTCTGGTTCAACGCCTCCACCGCGACCATCTACCGGCACGCCGAAGACCGGCCGATGACGGAGTCCACCGGCGAGCTCGGCACCGGCTTCTCGGTGAACGTGGCGCGCGCCTGGGAGGCCGAGTTCTTCGCGGGCGAGCTGCCCGGCACGCGACGCGTCGCGCTGCGCATGGCGATCGTGCTCGGCGACGGCTCCGCACTCATCCCGCTCATCCGCCTGACGCGCTTCGGCCTCGGCGGCCCGCAGCTCGACGGCCGCTGGTTCGCGACGACCGCGCGCCGCAACGCCGGCACCTTCCACGAGTTCCGCGCCCGCGGCGGCCGGCAGCGGTTCAGTTGGGTGCACATCGCGGACGTGCTCGGGTCGATCGAGTTCCTGCGCGCCCATCCCGAGCTGGACGGCCCGGTCAACATCGCCGCGCCCAACCCGTCGGACAACCGCACGCTGATGGCGATCCTGCGCCGCGTGCTCCGCGTCCCGGCCGGCCTCCCGGCGTTCCGGTGGATGCTGGAGGTCGGCACCGCCGTCATCCGCACGGAGACCGAACTGGTGCTGAAGAGCCGCTGGGTGGTGCCGGAGCGGCTGCTCTCCGCGGGCTACGCGTTCGCCTTCCCGGACCTGGAGCCCGCCCTCCGCGACATCGTCGCCGCGCGCGAGTTGCCCCTTCCGCAGACCAGTCGGTAG
- a CDS encoding ANTAR domain-containing response regulator, producing the protein MTDQETTPTAPRRVVVAEDESLIRLDIVETLRDNGFEVVGEAGDGETAVALATELRPDLVVMDVKMPQLDGISAAERLSKNHIAPVVLLTAFSQKELVERATEAGALAYVVKPFTPNDLLPAIEIALARYQQIIALEAEVSDMVQRFETRKLVDRAKGLLNEKMGLSEPDAFRWIQKASMDRRLTMHDVAQAIIEQLAPKK; encoded by the coding sequence GTGACTGACCAGGAGACCACCCCCACCGCACCCCGCCGAGTCGTCGTCGCGGAGGACGAGTCGCTCATCCGGCTCGACATCGTCGAGACCCTGCGCGACAACGGTTTCGAGGTCGTCGGCGAGGCCGGAGACGGCGAGACCGCGGTCGCGCTGGCCACCGAGCTGCGCCCCGACCTGGTCGTCATGGACGTCAAGATGCCACAGCTCGACGGCATCTCGGCGGCCGAGCGCCTCTCCAAGAACCACATCGCGCCCGTCGTGCTGCTGACCGCGTTCAGCCAGAAGGAGCTCGTGGAGCGCGCGACCGAGGCCGGCGCCCTCGCCTACGTGGTCAAGCCGTTCACCCCGAACGACCTCCTGCCGGCGATCGAGATCGCCCTGGCCCGCTACCAGCAGATCATCGCGCTGGAGGCCGAGGTCTCCGACATGGTGCAGCGCTTCGAGACCCGCAAGCTGGTCGACCGCGCCAAGGGCCTCCTCAACGAGAAGATGGGCCTCAGCGAGCCGGACGCGTTCCGCTGGATCCAGAAGGCGTCCATGGACCGCCGCCTCACCATGCACGACGTCGCTCAGGCGATCATCGAGCAGCTCGCGCCCAAGAAGTAA
- a CDS encoding NADH-ubiquinone oxidoreductase-F iron-sulfur binding region domain-containing protein, which yields MTMTADNVLPVSDPAGAPPRLLAAGRSADALAHLSAFGPRRGLRRADLERELERSGLTGRGGAAFSAFRKLAATTGRRAPVIIGNGSEGEPWSWKDAVLLANAPHLVLDGLLTASEALGAARTVLYVHETVLVPVAAAVAERSDAGRVELVEAADGFVAGEASAVVNVLQTGRALPLDRVRRLSESGLDGRPTLLHNVETLAQLALVDRYGGDWFRSVGDPAQPGTRLVTVTGDVAAEGVLEVPTDLSVADIVAQAGGEARLAAGVLLGGYHGRWIAPTETGVAPGESAGAGVVHVLGSQRCGLATTAAIVQELAAASARQCGPCLFGLSAMADRFAELAAGRLAPQAAAELARLAEAVDGRGSCHHPDGAARLVRSALRVFGRDVHAHAEGRCLRSAR from the coding sequence ATGACCATGACCGCCGACAACGTCCTGCCGGTCTCCGATCCCGCCGGCGCCCCGCCGCGGCTGCTGGCGGCCGGGCGTTCGGCCGACGCGCTCGCGCACCTCTCGGCGTTCGGACCGCGCCGCGGCCTCCGCCGCGCCGACCTCGAACGCGAGCTGGAGCGGTCGGGCCTCACCGGCCGCGGCGGCGCAGCGTTCTCCGCGTTCCGGAAGCTCGCCGCGACGACCGGGCGACGAGCGCCGGTCATCATCGGCAACGGCTCGGAGGGGGAGCCGTGGAGCTGGAAGGACGCGGTGCTGCTCGCGAACGCGCCGCACCTCGTCCTCGACGGCCTCCTGACCGCGTCAGAGGCCCTGGGTGCGGCGCGAACCGTCCTGTATGTCCACGAAACGGTTCTCGTCCCGGTCGCGGCCGCCGTCGCCGAGCGCTCGGACGCCGGCCGCGTCGAGCTGGTCGAGGCGGCGGACGGATTCGTCGCGGGGGAGGCGAGCGCCGTGGTCAACGTCCTCCAGACCGGCCGCGCGCTGCCGCTCGACCGGGTGCGCCGGTTGTCGGAGTCCGGGCTCGACGGGAGGCCGACCCTGCTGCACAACGTGGAGACGCTGGCGCAGCTCGCGCTGGTCGACCGCTACGGCGGCGACTGGTTCCGCAGCGTCGGCGACCCGGCGCAGCCCGGGACCCGCCTCGTCACGGTGACCGGCGACGTCGCCGCGGAGGGCGTGCTCGAGGTGCCGACCGACCTGTCCGTGGCCGACATCGTCGCGCAGGCCGGCGGGGAGGCCAGGCTCGCCGCGGGCGTGCTGCTCGGCGGGTACCACGGGCGCTGGATCGCGCCGACCGAGACCGGCGTGGCGCCGGGGGAGTCCGCGGGCGCGGGAGTGGTCCACGTGCTCGGCTCCCAGCGCTGCGGGCTGGCGACGACGGCGGCGATCGTCCAGGAGCTGGCGGCGGCGTCCGCCCGGCAGTGCGGGCCGTGCCTGTTCGGGCTGTCCGCGATGGCGGACCGGTTCGCCGAGCTGGCCGCCGGCCGGCTCGCTCCGCAGGCGGCGGCCGAGCTCGCCCGGCTCGCGGAGGCGGTCGACGGGCGCGGCTCCTGCCACCATCCCGACGGCGCCGCGCGGCTGGTCCGCAGCGCCCTGCGGGTGTTCGGGCGCGATGTCCACGCGCACGCCGAGGGCCGCTGCCTCCGGAGCGCACGATGA
- the rpsA gene encoding 30S ribosomal protein S1 translates to MTTATTDKAPKQVAVNDIGSAEDFLAAVEKTLKFFNDGDLIEGTVVKIDRDEVLLDVGYKTEGVIPSRELSIKHDVDPSEVVEVGDTVEALVLQKEDKEGRLILSKKRAQYERAWGDVEKIKEADGVVTGTVIEVVKGGLIVDIGLRGFLPASLIELRRVRDLTPYLGQEIEAKILELDKNRNNVVLSRRALLEQTQSESRTTFLNNLHKGQVRKGVVSSIVNFGAFVDLGGVDGLVHVSELSWKHIEHASEVVEVGQEVTVEILEVDLDRERVSLSLKATQEDPWQVFARTHAIGQVAPGKVTKLVPFGAFVRVADGIEGLVHISELSGKHVELAEQVVSVGEEVFVKVIDIDLERRRISLSLKQANEGVDPEGTEFDPALYGMVTEYDEQGNYKYPEGFDPETNEWKEGFETQRDEWEQQYAAAQARWEAHKRQVAKGIEEAAADSGSSSYSSETGSGGTLADDESLAALREKLSSNN, encoded by the coding sequence ATGACAACCGCAACGACCGACAAGGCACCGAAGCAGGTCGCAGTCAACGACATCGGTTCTGCTGAAGACTTTCTTGCCGCGGTCGAAAAGACGCTGAAGTTCTTCAACGACGGAGACCTCATCGAGGGCACCGTCGTCAAGATCGACCGCGACGAGGTCCTCCTCGACGTCGGCTACAAGACCGAGGGTGTCATCCCCTCGCGCGAGCTTTCCATCAAGCACGACGTCGACCCCAGCGAGGTCGTCGAGGTCGGCGACACCGTCGAGGCGCTCGTTCTCCAGAAGGAGGACAAGGAAGGTCGCCTCATCCTGTCCAAGAAGCGTGCGCAGTACGAGCGCGCGTGGGGCGACGTGGAGAAGATCAAGGAAGCCGACGGCGTCGTGACCGGTACGGTCATCGAGGTCGTCAAGGGCGGTCTGATCGTCGACATCGGCCTCCGCGGCTTCCTGCCGGCGTCGCTCATCGAGCTGCGCCGCGTCCGCGACCTGACCCCGTACCTGGGCCAGGAGATCGAGGCGAAGATCCTCGAGCTCGACAAGAACCGCAACAACGTGGTCCTGTCGCGCCGCGCGCTGCTGGAGCAGACCCAGTCGGAGTCCCGCACCACGTTCCTCAACAACCTGCACAAGGGCCAGGTCCGCAAGGGCGTCGTGTCCTCGATCGTCAACTTCGGCGCGTTCGTCGACCTGGGCGGCGTGGACGGCCTCGTGCACGTCTCCGAGCTCTCGTGGAAGCACATCGAGCACGCCTCCGAGGTCGTCGAGGTCGGCCAGGAGGTCACCGTCGAGATCCTCGAGGTCGACCTGGACCGCGAGCGCGTCTCGCTGTCGCTCAAGGCGACCCAGGAGGACCCGTGGCAGGTCTTCGCCCGCACCCACGCGATCGGTCAGGTCGCGCCGGGCAAGGTCACGAAGCTGGTTCCGTTCGGTGCCTTCGTCCGCGTCGCGGACGGCATCGAGGGCCTGGTGCACATCTCCGAGCTCTCCGGCAAGCACGTCGAGCTCGCGGAGCAGGTCGTGTCGGTCGGCGAAGAGGTCTTCGTCAAGGTCATCGACATCGACCTGGAGCGCCGCCGCATCTCGCTGTCGCTCAAGCAGGCGAACGAGGGCGTGGACCCCGAAGGCACCGAGTTCGACCCGGCCCTCTACGGCATGGTCACCGAGTACGACGAGCAGGGGAACTACAAGTACCCCGAGGGCTTCGACCCGGAGACCAACGAGTGGAAGGAAGGCTTCGAGACCCAGCGGGACGAGTGGGAGCAGCAGTACGCCGCTGCCCAGGCTCGTTGGGAGGCGCACAAGCGCCAGGTCGCGAAGGGCATCGAGGAGGCGGCCGCCGACAGCGGTTCCTCGTCCTACTCGAGCGAGACCGGCTCCGGCGGCACCCTGGCCGACGACGAGTCGCTCGCCGCTCTGCGCGAGAAGCTCAGCTCCAACAACTGA
- a CDS encoding hotdog fold thioesterase, producing MTEDALAYVKQRGLGALADKMGIEIVEFTIERAVARMPVLGNTQPADLLHGGAYVVLGESLGSMSANLYAGEGRLAVGIEINASHTRAATEGYVTGVCTPIHLGRTLTTHEIAVTDDRGRRCSTIRITNLIKEL from the coding sequence ATGACCGAGGACGCGCTCGCGTACGTGAAGCAGCGGGGGCTCGGCGCCCTCGCCGACAAGATGGGCATCGAGATCGTGGAGTTCACGATCGAGCGGGCCGTGGCGCGCATGCCGGTGCTCGGCAACACGCAGCCCGCGGACCTCCTCCACGGCGGCGCCTACGTGGTGCTCGGCGAGTCCCTCGGCTCGATGTCCGCGAACCTCTACGCCGGCGAGGGCCGCCTCGCGGTCGGCATCGAGATCAACGCGTCGCACACGCGGGCCGCGACCGAGGGCTACGTGACCGGCGTGTGCACGCCCATCCACCTCGGCCGCACGCTGACGACGCACGAGATCGCCGTCACCGACGATCGCGGGCGCCGCTGCTCGACCATCCGGATCACGAACCTGATCAAGGAGCTGTAG
- a CDS encoding DUF4166 domain-containing protein — translation MTSPFRAVLGPAFEELHPRLRAYFDAIPPGSTGSGRGVFDTVGTPRRWLWPALAVFARAHVMFPVWERAVPFAVENLPAVSADGGPAVRAVRRFELRGRVLEMRDEIGVDGWMIVDRLGSPVLAEASFSARVIDGGLRLTSRRVALRIGGVRVAIPRAVAPVVALTERYDDERDAQAVSIVVRVPLIGRVYQYAGTFRYQVGRRGSGGDNATTGE, via the coding sequence ATGACCTCACCGTTCCGGGCCGTGCTCGGCCCGGCGTTCGAGGAGCTTCATCCGCGGCTGCGCGCCTACTTCGACGCCATCCCGCCCGGGTCGACCGGCAGCGGCCGGGGCGTGTTCGACACCGTCGGCACGCCCCGGCGCTGGCTGTGGCCGGCGCTGGCGGTATTCGCCCGGGCGCACGTGATGTTCCCGGTCTGGGAGCGTGCGGTCCCGTTCGCGGTCGAGAACCTGCCGGCGGTGTCGGCCGACGGCGGCCCGGCGGTGCGCGCGGTGCGGCGGTTCGAGCTCCGGGGACGCGTGCTCGAGATGCGCGACGAGATCGGGGTGGACGGCTGGATGATCGTGGACCGGCTGGGCTCGCCGGTCCTCGCCGAGGCCTCGTTCTCCGCCCGCGTGATCGACGGCGGCCTCCGGCTGACCTCCCGCCGGGTCGCACTCCGGATCGGCGGGGTGCGGGTCGCGATCCCACGCGCGGTCGCCCCGGTGGTCGCCCTCACCGAGCGGTACGACGACGAGCGCGACGCGCAGGCGGTCTCCATCGTGGTCCGCGTCCCGCTCATCGGTAGGGTGTACCAGTACGCGGGGACGTTCCGATACCAGGTCGGGCGCCGCGGTTCCGGCGGTGACAACGCCACAACGGGGGAGTGA
- the polA gene encoding DNA polymerase I: MSDSEKPTLLIIDGHSLAFRAFYALPVDSFVNREGQHTNGIHGFIAMLINLLQQQRPTHLAVAFDISRYSFRTREYPEYKGTRNETPSEFVGQIPLLQEALHAMNITTIAKEDFEADDILATLARQGREQGYRVLLVSGDRDTIQLVNDDVTLLYPNVRGVSELKVYDPAAVRERYGVEPHQYPEIAALVGETSDNLIGIDKVGEKTAVKWVQQYGTVENIVAHADEIKGVVGQNLRDQQENALRNRRLNRLLDDVELEVAPADLERKPLNENAVRDIFARLQFKTLLDRLMKAASEDGTLAGAGGTAPSEGDAGAVSAPLVRTLVDEELANWLQKASADGTAVAVQLETGPAGITGFGLAAADDTVYVPWAAGRPDYTALEEWLASSAPKYFFHAKPQFKALSRAGFVVDGLAFDTRIASWLVRPGAAPQSLAEQVYEVLGETLPVSDPNQLVPLNDAVSPATEAWYIRRVAEGQMIALDAGTRAVLDDIELPLVAVLAEMELDGVSIDTEVLRRLRGQLTDKANDYAARAYAEVGHELNLGSPKQLQQVLFEELGMPKTRSTKTGYSTDAQSLADLQESNPHPFLDLLLQHRDATKLKQIVETLERSITVDDRIHTTYDQTGTSTGRISSNDPNLQNIPIRTEEGREIRSAFRSAPEYETLLTADYSQIEMRIMAHLSEDPGLIEAFNAGEDLHRFVGARVFGVAPEDVTPLMRTKVKAMSYGLAYGLSPFGLSKQLRIETKEARDLMAGYFERFGAVRDYLRSVVEIARVDGYTETIFGRRRPFADLTSTNRVLRENAERQALNAPIQGSAADIMKIAMLGIAGDLIDQQLNSRMLLQVHDELIFEVAPGEWDALESVVRTRMAGAADLRVPLDVQIGRGPNWEAAAH, translated from the coding sequence GTGTCAGACTCCGAAAAGCCTACCCTTCTGATCATCGACGGCCATTCGCTGGCATTCCGGGCCTTCTACGCCCTCCCCGTCGACAGTTTCGTGAACCGCGAGGGTCAGCACACCAACGGCATCCACGGCTTCATCGCGATGCTGATCAACCTGCTCCAGCAGCAGCGCCCGACCCACCTCGCGGTCGCCTTCGACATCTCCCGCTACTCGTTCCGCACCCGCGAGTACCCGGAGTACAAGGGCACCCGCAACGAGACCCCCTCCGAGTTCGTGGGGCAGATCCCGCTGCTGCAGGAGGCCCTGCACGCGATGAACATCACCACCATCGCCAAGGAGGACTTCGAGGCCGACGACATCCTCGCCACCCTCGCCCGCCAGGGCAGGGAGCAGGGCTACCGCGTCCTCCTCGTCTCCGGCGACCGCGACACCATCCAGCTCGTCAACGACGACGTCACGCTGCTCTACCCGAACGTGCGCGGCGTCTCCGAGCTCAAGGTCTACGACCCCGCCGCCGTGCGCGAGCGCTACGGCGTCGAGCCCCACCAGTACCCGGAGATCGCGGCGCTCGTCGGCGAGACCAGCGACAACCTGATCGGCATCGACAAGGTCGGCGAGAAGACCGCGGTCAAGTGGGTGCAGCAGTACGGCACCGTCGAGAACATCGTCGCCCACGCCGACGAGATCAAGGGCGTCGTCGGGCAGAACCTGCGCGACCAGCAGGAGAACGCCCTCCGCAACCGCCGGCTCAACAGGCTGCTGGACGACGTCGAGCTGGAGGTCGCGCCCGCCGACCTGGAGCGCAAGCCGCTCAACGAGAACGCGGTGCGCGACATCTTCGCCCGCCTCCAGTTCAAGACCCTGCTCGACCGGCTGATGAAGGCCGCCTCTGAAGACGGCACCCTCGCCGGCGCGGGCGGCACCGCGCCCTCCGAAGGCGACGCCGGCGCGGTCAGCGCCCCGCTGGTCCGCACGCTCGTGGACGAGGAGCTCGCCAACTGGCTGCAGAAGGCCTCCGCCGACGGCACGGCGGTCGCCGTCCAGCTGGAGACCGGCCCCGCCGGCATCACCGGCTTCGGCCTGGCCGCCGCCGATGACACGGTCTACGTCCCGTGGGCCGCCGGCCGTCCCGACTACACCGCGCTGGAGGAGTGGCTCGCGAGCAGCGCGCCCAAGTACTTCTTCCACGCCAAACCGCAGTTCAAGGCGCTGAGCCGCGCCGGCTTCGTGGTCGACGGCCTCGCGTTCGACACCCGCATCGCCTCCTGGCTGGTCCGGCCGGGCGCCGCCCCGCAGTCGCTGGCCGAGCAGGTCTACGAGGTGCTGGGCGAGACCCTGCCGGTCTCCGACCCCAACCAGCTCGTGCCGCTGAACGACGCGGTCAGCCCGGCAACCGAGGCCTGGTACATCCGCCGCGTCGCCGAGGGCCAGATGATCGCCCTCGACGCCGGCACCCGTGCGGTGCTCGACGACATCGAGCTGCCGCTGGTCGCAGTGCTCGCCGAGATGGAGCTCGACGGCGTCTCGATCGACACCGAGGTGCTGCGCCGCCTGCGCGGCCAGCTCACCGACAAGGCCAACGACTACGCCGCCCGCGCCTACGCGGAGGTCGGCCACGAGCTCAACCTCGGCTCGCCCAAGCAGCTCCAGCAGGTGCTGTTCGAGGAGCTCGGGATGCCGAAGACCCGCTCCACCAAGACCGGCTACTCCACCGACGCCCAGTCGCTGGCCGACCTCCAGGAGAGCAACCCGCACCCGTTCCTCGACCTGCTGCTGCAGCACCGCGACGCGACCAAGCTGAAGCAGATCGTGGAGACGCTGGAGCGCTCGATCACCGTGGACGACCGCATCCACACCACGTACGACCAGACCGGCACCAGCACGGGCCGGATCTCGTCCAACGACCCCAACCTCCAGAACATCCCGATCCGCACCGAGGAGGGCCGCGAGATCCGCTCGGCGTTCCGCAGCGCGCCCGAGTACGAGACGCTGCTGACCGCCGACTACTCGCAGATCGAGATGCGCATCATGGCGCACCTCTCCGAGGACCCGGGACTGATCGAGGCGTTCAACGCGGGGGAGGACCTGCACCGCTTCGTCGGCGCGCGCGTCTTCGGCGTCGCTCCGGAGGACGTCACCCCGCTCATGCGCACGAAGGTCAAGGCGATGTCGTACGGCCTCGCCTACGGCCTCAGCCCGTTCGGCCTGTCCAAGCAGCTCCGCATCGAGACGAAGGAGGCGCGCGACCTGATGGCCGGCTACTTCGAGCGCTTCGGCGCGGTGCGCGACTACCTGCGCAGCGTCGTGGAGATCGCCCGGGTCGACGGCTACACCGAGACGATCTTCGGCCGCCGCCGCCCGTTCGCCGACCTGACCTCCACCAACCGGGTGCTGCGCGAGAACGCCGAGCGGCAGGCGCTCAACGCGCCCATCCAGGGCTCGGCCGCCGACATCATGAAGATCGCCATGCTCGGCATCGCGGGCGACCTGATCGACCAGCAGCTGAACTCGCGGATGCTCCTGCAGGTGCACGACGAGCTCATCTTCGAGGTCGCGCCCGGCGAGTGGGACGCCCTAGAGTCGGTCGTCCGCACCCGGATGGCCGGCGCCGCCGACCTCCGCGTGCCGCTCGACGTGCAGATCGGCCGCGGGCCGAACTGGGAGGCCGCCGCGCACTGA
- a CDS encoding DUF885 domain-containing protein: MTNAEKREPTPIDTIAEEWVDTQLELHPEYHVWLGRPGREGEYSDYSPAGAEQAVGKVREALAKIQAAEPVDDIDRVTKMDLSRELELTIEKHEAGFNQRDLNVIASPAQELRDIFDLVPTDTEEDWANVAKRLHNLPAAMDGYIETLRSGIANGNVPAIRQVREVLAQANKQVAGTGFFFDFTGSARPLDGELPASLKADLAEGAKESAAAYATLAAFLQDELAAHAPEKDAVGRELYALASRDFLGATVDLDETYEWGIEELARMVAEQESIANEIKPGATVHEAIAFLDGDASRKLHGTAALQRWMQETSDRAIEELGKTHFDIPAEIRRLECMIAPTQEGGIYYTGPSDDFARAGRMWWSVPEGVTEFDTWRELTTVYHEGVPGHHLQIAQATYNKAQLNSWRRIAGTSGHAEGWALYAERLMEQLGYLDDPADRLGMLDGQRMRAARVVLDIGVHLEKQLPDGSGPWTGEYAFGFLADNVNMNEGFVRFEVNRYLGWPGQAPSYKIGQRIWEQLRDEYARREGAAFDIKAFHKKALDIGGVGLDTLKSALLD, translated from the coding sequence ATGACGAACGCAGAGAAGCGCGAACCGACTCCGATCGACACGATCGCTGAGGAGTGGGTCGACACCCAGTTGGAGCTCCACCCCGAGTACCACGTCTGGCTCGGCCGCCCCGGCCGCGAGGGCGAGTACTCGGACTACTCGCCGGCCGGCGCCGAGCAGGCGGTCGGCAAGGTGCGGGAGGCGCTGGCCAAGATCCAGGCCGCCGAGCCGGTGGACGACATCGACCGGGTCACCAAGATGGACCTGTCCCGCGAGCTCGAGCTCACCATCGAGAAGCACGAGGCGGGCTTCAACCAGCGCGACCTCAACGTGATCGCCTCGCCGGCCCAGGAGCTGCGCGACATCTTCGACCTCGTCCCCACCGACACCGAGGAGGACTGGGCCAACGTCGCGAAGCGGCTGCACAACCTCCCCGCCGCGATGGACGGCTACATCGAGACGCTGCGCAGCGGCATCGCGAACGGCAACGTCCCGGCCATCCGCCAGGTGCGCGAGGTGCTCGCGCAGGCCAACAAGCAGGTCGCCGGCACCGGCTTCTTCTTCGACTTCACCGGCTCGGCCCGCCCGCTCGACGGCGAGCTGCCTGCGTCGCTGAAGGCCGACCTGGCCGAGGGCGCCAAGGAGTCGGCCGCGGCCTACGCCACGCTCGCCGCGTTCCTGCAGGACGAGCTGGCCGCTCACGCGCCGGAGAAGGACGCGGTCGGTCGCGAGCTGTACGCGCTGGCCTCCCGCGACTTCCTCGGCGCGACCGTCGACCTGGACGAGACGTACGAGTGGGGCATCGAGGAGCTCGCGCGCATGGTCGCCGAGCAGGAGTCGATCGCGAACGAGATCAAGCCGGGCGCGACCGTCCACGAGGCCATCGCGTTCCTGGACGGCGACGCCTCCCGCAAGCTGCACGGCACCGCCGCTCTGCAGCGCTGGATGCAGGAGACCAGCGACCGCGCGATCGAGGAGCTCGGCAAGACGCACTTCGACATCCCCGCCGAGATCCGCCGGCTGGAGTGCATGATCGCCCCCACGCAGGAGGGCGGCATCTACTACACGGGCCCGAGCGACGACTTCGCGCGCGCCGGCCGGATGTGGTGGAGCGTCCCGGAGGGCGTCACCGAGTTCGACACCTGGCGCGAGCTGACGACCGTCTACCACGAGGGCGTCCCCGGCCACCACCTCCAGATCGCGCAGGCCACCTACAACAAGGCGCAGCTGAACTCCTGGCGCCGCATCGCCGGCACCTCGGGCCACGCCGAGGGCTGGGCGCTCTACGCGGAGCGCCTGATGGAGCAGCTCGGCTACCTGGACGATCCGGCCGACCGGCTCGGGATGCTCGACGGTCAGCGGATGCGCGCGGCGCGCGTGGTCCTCGACATCGGGGTGCACCTGGAGAAGCAGCTCCCGGACGGCTCCGGGCCGTGGACCGGCGAGTACGCCTTCGGCTTCCTCGCCGACAACGTCAACATGAACGAGGGCTTCGTCCGGTTCGAGGTGAACCGCTACCTCGGCTGGCCCGGCCAGGCGCCGTCGTACAAGATCGGCCAGCGGATCTGGGAGCAGCTCCGCGACGAGTACGCGCGCCGCGAGGGGGCCGCGTTCGACATCAAGGCGTTCCACAAGAAGGCGCTCGACATCGGCGGCGTCGGCCTGGACACGCTGAAGTCAGCGCTGCTGGACTGA
- the coaE gene encoding dephospho-CoA kinase, translated as MQLIGLTGGIASGKSTIASRLAELGAVVVDADRIAREVVEPGTPALAEIAETFGSGVIAADGSLDRPALGAIVFGDADALQKLNGITHPAVLAASTARFEAAAAADPAAIVVYDVPLLVESANEYPFDLVVVAHADAATRIDRLVRLRGMDRAEAERRIGSQASDEERLAVADVVIDTDGTLDRTREQVDELWESLRS; from the coding sequence GTGCAGCTCATCGGACTGACCGGCGGCATCGCCTCCGGCAAATCGACCATCGCCTCCCGTCTCGCCGAGCTCGGCGCCGTGGTCGTGGACGCCGACCGCATCGCCCGGGAGGTGGTCGAGCCCGGCACGCCGGCGCTGGCCGAGATCGCCGAGACGTTCGGCTCCGGCGTGATCGCCGCCGACGGCAGCCTCGACCGGCCGGCGCTGGGCGCGATCGTGTTCGGCGACGCGGACGCCCTCCAGAAGCTGAACGGGATCACCCACCCGGCCGTGCTCGCCGCGTCGACCGCCCGGTTCGAGGCGGCGGCTGCTGCCGATCCCGCGGCGATCGTCGTCTACGACGTCCCGCTGCTGGTCGAGTCGGCTAACGAGTACCCGTTCGACCTCGTCGTCGTCGCGCACGCCGACGCCGCGACGCGGATCGACCGGCTGGTGCGGCTGCGCGGGATGGACCGGGCGGAGGCCGAGCGCCGGATCGGCTCGCAGGCCTCCGACGAGGAACGGCTCGCGGTGGCGGATGTCGTGATCGACACCGACGGCACGCTCGACCGCACGCGCGAGCAGGTGGACGAGCTCTGGGAGAGCCTGCGGTCCTGA
- a CDS encoding ferredoxin: protein MTARHALHVDWTRCDGRGLCAELLEGTIARDEWGYPFAVGQPASARSDIPVRSDQLDAAEDAVALCPVLALRLRRMG, encoded by the coding sequence ATGACCGCCCGGCACGCCCTCCACGTCGACTGGACCCGGTGCGACGGCCGCGGGCTGTGCGCCGAGCTGCTGGAAGGCACGATCGCGCGGGACGAGTGGGGCTACCCGTTCGCCGTCGGCCAGCCGGCCTCCGCCCGCTCCGACATCCCGGTGCGCAGCGACCAGCTCGACGCCGCCGAGGACGCCGTCGCGCTCTGCCCGGTGTTGGCCCTTCGGCTGCGCCGGATGGGCTGA